A stretch of Panthera tigris isolate Pti1 chromosome E2, P.tigris_Pti1_mat1.1, whole genome shotgun sequence DNA encodes these proteins:
- the LIN7B gene encoding protein lin-7 homolog B isoform X1 yields the protein MEEKHIEIPGKQKQNQKLSRKGNGSTEHYLGSAGNNVSRAVELLERLQRSGELPPQKLQALQRVLQSRFCSAIREVYEQLYDTLDITGSAEIRAHATAKATVAAFTASEGHAHPRVVELPKTDEGLGFNIMGGKEQNSPIYISRVIPGGVADRHGGLKRGDQLLSVNGVSVEGEQHEKAVELLKAAQGSVKLVVRYTPRVLEEMEARFEKMRSARRRQQHQSYSSLESRG from the exons ATGGAAGAAAAGCACATAGAAatcccaggaaaacaaaaacaaaaccagaagctgtccaggaaaggaaatggaagcacagaaCACTACTTGGGCTCGGCAGGAAATA aCGTGTCCCGGGCGGTGGAGCTCCTCGAGAGGCTCCAGCGCAGCGGGGAGCTGCCCCCGCAGAAGCTGCAGGCCCTCCAGCGAGTCTTGCAGAGCCGCTTCTGTTCTGCCATCCGGGAG GTGTACGAGCAGCTCTATGACACGCTGGACATCACCGGCAGTGCTGAAATCCGGGCCCACGCCACGGCCAAG GCCACGGTGGCTGCCTTCACAGCCAGTGAGGGCCATGCACATCCCAGGGTAGTGGAGCTGCCCAAGACAGATGAGGGCCTGGGCTTCAACATCATGGGGGGCAAGGAGCAGAACTCCCCCATCTATATCTCCCGTGTCATCCCTGGAGGCGTGGCTGACCGCCACGGAGGCCTCAAGCGCGGCGACCAGCTGCTGTCCGTGAATGGCGTG AGTGTTGAGGGTGAGCAGCACGAGAAGGCAGTGGAGCTGCTGAAGGCAGCCCAGGGCTCGGTGAAGCTGGTGGTGCGTTACACGCCTCGCGTGCTGGAGGAGATGGAGGCCCGCTTCGAGAAGATGCGCTCTGCTCGCCGGCGCCAGCAGCACCAGAGCTACTC GTCCTTGGAGTCTCGAGGCTGA
- the LIN7B gene encoding protein lin-7 homolog B isoform X2, with protein MAALVEPLGLERDVSRAVELLERLQRSGELPPQKLQALQRVLQSRFCSAIREVYEQLYDTLDITGSAEIRAHATAKATVAAFTASEGHAHPRVVELPKTDEGLGFNIMGGKEQNSPIYISRVIPGGVADRHGGLKRGDQLLSVNGVSVEGEQHEKAVELLKAAQGSVKLVVRYTPRVLEEMEARFEKMRSARRRQQHQSYSSLESRG; from the exons ATGGCTGCTCTGGTGGAGCCGCTGGGGCTGGAGCGGG aCGTGTCCCGGGCGGTGGAGCTCCTCGAGAGGCTCCAGCGCAGCGGGGAGCTGCCCCCGCAGAAGCTGCAGGCCCTCCAGCGAGTCTTGCAGAGCCGCTTCTGTTCTGCCATCCGGGAG GTGTACGAGCAGCTCTATGACACGCTGGACATCACCGGCAGTGCTGAAATCCGGGCCCACGCCACGGCCAAG GCCACGGTGGCTGCCTTCACAGCCAGTGAGGGCCATGCACATCCCAGGGTAGTGGAGCTGCCCAAGACAGATGAGGGCCTGGGCTTCAACATCATGGGGGGCAAGGAGCAGAACTCCCCCATCTATATCTCCCGTGTCATCCCTGGAGGCGTGGCTGACCGCCACGGAGGCCTCAAGCGCGGCGACCAGCTGCTGTCCGTGAATGGCGTG AGTGTTGAGGGTGAGCAGCACGAGAAGGCAGTGGAGCTGCTGAAGGCAGCCCAGGGCTCGGTGAAGCTGGTGGTGCGTTACACGCCTCGCGTGCTGGAGGAGATGGAGGCCCGCTTCGAGAAGATGCGCTCTGCTCGCCGGCGCCAGCAGCACCAGAGCTACTC GTCCTTGGAGTCTCGAGGCTGA